In a genomic window of Thermogemmata fonticola:
- a CDS encoding Rieske (2Fe-2S) protein, translating into MSSGEITYVTVGPVSAIPPGMGRAYHVGPHRIAVFRTRSGRVFATAQRCPHRGGPLADGMLVGEQVVCPLHAFRFDLHTGQCEQSHVCPVQTYPVDITPEGWIRIGIPTRFRSSEDVSPLLTSC; encoded by the coding sequence ATGAGTTCGGGTGAAATCACCTATGTCACGGTTGGCCCCGTATCCGCGATCCCACCCGGAATGGGACGAGCGTATCACGTGGGTCCCCATCGGATCGCCGTCTTCCGCACACGCAGCGGCCGGGTCTTTGCCACGGCTCAGAGATGCCCCCATCGCGGCGGCCCCCTGGCGGACGGCATGCTTGTCGGAGAACAGGTCGTCTGCCCGCTGCACGCCTTCCGCTTCGACCTGCATACGGGCCAATGTGAACAAAGCCATGTCTGCCCGGTGCAAACCTACCCTGTGGACATCACGCCGGAAGGTTGGATCCGCATCGGCATTCCCACGCGCTTCCGCAGTTCTGAGGATGTCTCCCCGTTGCTGACATCCTGCTGA
- a CDS encoding molybdopterin oxidoreductase family protein, translating into MATTLPQLDTAAAGRTHCPFCAFQCGIVMGEADDGWRISGDPHFPVNRGRLCIKGWSATELLQHPQRLRQPLLHGQPVDWDTAYDYITERLRDLLQRYGPQTIGVFGSGALTNEKAYYLGKFARLVLRTPHIDYNGRYCMSSAAAASNKAFGIDRGLPFPVSDLALARTILLVGGNPLETLPPMAQWFEEQRANGGRLIVVDPRRTATARTADLHLAITPGSDLALANGLLFLAIEEKLVDLEFIRCRTVGYEAVRRTVLHYHPARVEQLTGLPESALRQAIRWLAEKPSLILTGRGAEQHSKGVDTVLAYINLALALGHIGQPGGGYGCLTGQANGQGGREHGQKADQLPGYRLIEVPEHREQVARHWGVDPQSLPGKGRSAWELLDSLGPKGIRALLVFGSNVVVASPDARRIQQRLQSLDLLVVCDAFLQETARLAHVVLPVTQWAEEDGTVTNLEGRVLRRRRVLTPPAGVKSDLEILRDLAHRLGHASHFPTAQPREVFAELCRVTSGSIADYSGLSYDRLEEQNGIFWPCPHPDHPGTPRLFAERFFHADGKARFHAVEHRSAAEEPDGDFPLYFTTGRTLEHYNSGAQSRRVSRLSRTCPHPVLWIHPELAAHYGIGDGAEVVVETRRGQAAFQAEVTSDIRPDTLFAPFHWGDAQAANLLTQGALDPTSRMPEFKLSAARIVAVHPPSPNGHPAKEPA; encoded by the coding sequence GTGGCGACGACCTTACCCCAATTGGATACCGCCGCGGCGGGACGAACCCATTGCCCCTTCTGCGCCTTTCAATGCGGGATTGTCATGGGCGAAGCGGATGACGGCTGGCGGATCTCCGGCGACCCCCACTTTCCCGTGAACCGAGGGCGGCTCTGTATCAAAGGCTGGAGCGCGACAGAATTGTTGCAGCACCCCCAGCGCCTGCGGCAACCCCTGCTCCACGGCCAGCCCGTCGATTGGGACACCGCCTACGACTACATCACGGAACGCCTCCGCGACCTCCTCCAGCGATACGGCCCGCAAACGATCGGCGTCTTCGGTTCCGGGGCGCTAACCAACGAAAAGGCCTATTACCTGGGGAAATTCGCACGTCTGGTCCTGCGCACACCACACATCGACTACAACGGCCGCTATTGCATGTCCAGCGCCGCTGCAGCCAGCAACAAAGCCTTCGGTATCGACCGCGGACTCCCCTTCCCCGTCAGCGATTTGGCCCTGGCCCGCACCATCCTTCTGGTGGGGGGCAATCCCCTGGAAACCCTCCCCCCGATGGCCCAATGGTTCGAGGAACAGCGTGCGAATGGCGGGCGGCTCATCGTCGTGGACCCCCGGCGCACGGCTACGGCCCGAACCGCGGATTTGCACCTCGCCATCACTCCGGGCAGCGATCTGGCCCTGGCCAACGGTTTGCTTTTCCTCGCCATCGAAGAAAAGCTGGTGGACCTGGAGTTCATCCGGTGCCGCACCGTGGGTTATGAGGCCGTCCGCCGCACCGTGCTCCATTACCATCCCGCCCGTGTGGAACAGTTGACCGGATTGCCGGAATCCGCCTTGCGCCAGGCCATCCGCTGGCTTGCCGAGAAACCGTCGCTGATTCTCACGGGTCGCGGCGCGGAACAGCATAGCAAAGGCGTCGATACTGTTTTAGCCTACATCAACCTGGCTTTGGCCCTCGGACACATCGGGCAACCCGGCGGCGGGTACGGTTGCCTGACGGGACAGGCCAATGGCCAAGGCGGACGCGAACATGGTCAGAAGGCCGACCAGCTCCCCGGTTACCGCCTCATCGAAGTCCCGGAACACCGCGAGCAAGTCGCCCGACACTGGGGTGTCGATCCGCAGTCACTGCCCGGAAAAGGGCGCAGCGCCTGGGAACTGCTCGACTCGCTCGGCCCCAAGGGCATACGAGCCTTGTTGGTCTTTGGCTCGAATGTGGTGGTGGCTTCTCCCGATGCCCGCCGCATCCAGCAGCGCCTGCAAAGCCTGGACCTGCTCGTCGTCTGTGACGCTTTCCTCCAGGAAACCGCCCGCCTGGCCCATGTGGTTTTACCGGTCACCCAATGGGCCGAGGAAGACGGCACCGTCACCAACCTGGAAGGGCGCGTCCTGCGTCGCCGCCGGGTCTTAACCCCGCCGGCTGGTGTCAAAAGCGATCTGGAAATCCTGCGGGATTTGGCCCACCGCCTCGGCCATGCGTCCCACTTTCCCACGGCCCAACCGCGCGAGGTTTTCGCAGAACTCTGCCGCGTCACTTCGGGCAGCATCGCCGATTACTCCGGCCTCAGTTACGACCGCCTGGAGGAACAAAACGGCATATTTTGGCCCTGTCCCCATCCCGATCATCCCGGTACGCCGCGGCTGTTTGCCGAGCGCTTTTTCCACGCGGATGGCAAAGCTCGCTTCCATGCGGTCGAGCATCGCTCTGCTGCCGAAGAGCCGGATGGCGACTTCCCCTTGTACTTCACCACGGGGCGCACCCTGGAACACTACAACTCCGGCGCGCAGAGCCGGCGTGTCAGTCGATTGTCACGAACTTGTCCCCATCCTGTTCTGTGGATTCATCCGGAGCTGGCGGCACACTACGGCATTGGCGACGGTGCGGAAGTGGTCGTGGAAACCCGCCGCGGCCAGGCCGCTTTCCAGGCTGAGGTCACGAGCGACATCCGGCCCGATACCCTCTTCGCCCCCTTTCACTGGGGGGATGCCCAAGCCGCCAACCTGCTAACCCAAGGGGCATTAGACCCGACCAGCCGCATGCCCGAATTCAAGCTCTCGGCAGCCCGCATCGTGGCTGTCCATCCGCCTTCCCCCAACGGTCATCCAGCCAAGGAGCCAGCATGA
- a CDS encoding FAD-dependent oxidoreductase, translated as MNLSARARLAIVGNGMASGRLLDELLRRDALRQLQISVFGEEPQGCYNRILLHRLLSGGTLEEILLKPPAWYAEHGIAFHPATVTHIDPWHQQLQTADGQWHAFDQLVLATGSVPVIPPLEGLRLADGQWRPGVVPYRTAADCERLRQYLRAGRQAVVIGGGLLGLEAAKTLHDQGLHVTVLHAAEWLMNRQLDAPAGRFLQQALERMGLAIRTAVQATRLLGETAVEAVQLADGATLPADLLVLACGVSPRVELARQAGLEVRKGIVVDDQLRTSQPQIYAVGECAEHRGVVYGIVAPLYEQCSVLADILSGVRPQARYRGSLLYTRLKVAGVDVASMGEIESEGEQDEIIQVIEPQRGVYRKLIIRQEQLVGAVLVGDATAAASLLRRLQRGDLVPSNRLDWLASPYRRDTQEQEDVVCHCHQIRPQQLIQAIQNGCRTLSELGSRTGAGTGCGSCRGQLARLLLQHAAAAAGAPS; from the coding sequence ATGAACCTCTCAGCACGAGCGCGTTTGGCGATTGTGGGTAATGGCATGGCGAGCGGCCGGCTCCTCGATGAATTGCTCCGCCGGGATGCCCTGCGCCAGCTCCAGATTTCCGTCTTTGGCGAAGAACCGCAGGGGTGCTACAACCGCATTCTCCTCCACCGCTTGCTTTCGGGCGGTACCTTGGAAGAGATTCTCCTCAAGCCACCCGCTTGGTACGCAGAGCATGGCATCGCCTTCCATCCCGCGACTGTCACGCACATTGATCCCTGGCATCAGCAGTTACAGACAGCCGACGGTCAGTGGCATGCTTTCGATCAGCTCGTGCTGGCGACGGGAAGCGTGCCGGTCATTCCTCCCCTGGAAGGCCTGCGCCTGGCTGACGGGCAATGGCGGCCCGGAGTCGTTCCCTACCGCACCGCTGCGGATTGTGAGCGACTGCGTCAGTATCTACGTGCGGGAAGACAAGCCGTAGTCATTGGTGGCGGATTACTCGGCTTGGAAGCCGCCAAAACCCTGCACGATCAGGGCCTGCACGTGACCGTGCTCCATGCCGCCGAGTGGCTCATGAACCGCCAATTGGATGCCCCGGCCGGGCGCTTCCTTCAGCAAGCCCTGGAACGGATGGGACTGGCCATTCGCACCGCAGTCCAGGCTACCCGTCTCCTGGGTGAGACCGCAGTTGAGGCCGTGCAACTGGCGGATGGTGCCACATTGCCCGCGGACCTCCTCGTGCTGGCGTGCGGCGTCTCGCCGCGGGTGGAACTGGCCCGCCAGGCCGGCCTGGAGGTTCGCAAAGGCATCGTTGTGGACGACCAGCTCCGCACCAGCCAGCCCCAGATTTACGCAGTGGGTGAGTGTGCCGAGCATCGAGGCGTCGTCTACGGCATCGTCGCACCGCTCTACGAACAGTGCAGCGTATTGGCTGACATCCTCAGCGGCGTCCGTCCCCAAGCCCGTTACCGGGGTTCCCTCCTCTACACGCGCTTGAAAGTCGCCGGTGTGGATGTGGCGAGCATGGGGGAGATCGAATCCGAAGGGGAACAGGATGAGATCATCCAGGTCATCGAACCGCAGCGGGGTGTTTATCGCAAGCTGATCATCCGCCAGGAACAATTGGTCGGAGCCGTGTTAGTCGGGGATGCTACTGCTGCCGCTTCCCTTTTGCGGCGCCTGCAACGCGGCGATCTGGTTCCGTCCAATCGTCTGGATTGGCTCGCCTCGCCTTACCGCCGCGACACTCAGGAACAAGAGGATGTGGTCTGCCATTGTCACCAAATCCGCCCGCAGCAACTGATCCAAGCCATCCAGAACGGTTGCCGGACGCTTTCAGAACTCGGCAGCCGAACGGGGGCGGGAACCGGTTGTGGCTCCTGCCGGGGTCAACTCGCCCGGCTCCTGCTTCAGCATGCCGCGGCAGCAGCGGGCGCACCTTCATGA
- a CDS encoding nitrate/nitrite transporter — protein sequence MRETVEAAPSEATGPRQRVLWLSTWSFTLLFAVWLMYGVLGVKIRDELSLTPGQFEWLLAVAILAGSLPRLHFGIWADRYGGRKVMTALLLLVVLPTLWVSYASSYWELLLCAAIFGLAGNAFTVGISWNSAWFPDRIKGTALGIFGAGNVGASLTKFLAPPLLALIPAAGFAQGAIPGGWRFIPLVYTLLLLLTAAAVWFVAPRPDRCPGQGRSRRDLYAPLQHMRVWRFSLYYVVVFGAYVALAAYLPKYYVDVYGLPLATAGYLTALYIFPASLLRPLGGWLSDRYGPRCVTYGVFITMTVALAFICLPNHWCDPGVIGFTALMFIVGCAMGIGKGSVYKYIPNYFPNDVGAVGGMVGMLGALGGFILPPLFGILGRWLQSPQAAFLALLLLTLLSLGWLHWTVLRLKLQQQLQSIQQAIPLPVSVTEVNKASS from the coding sequence ATGCGCGAGACTGTGGAGGCTGCCCCTTCCGAGGCCACGGGACCGCGGCAACGCGTCCTCTGGCTGTCCACCTGGTCGTTTACCCTGCTCTTTGCCGTGTGGCTCATGTACGGTGTGCTGGGAGTCAAAATCCGGGATGAACTGTCCCTGACGCCCGGTCAATTCGAGTGGCTCCTGGCTGTAGCGATCCTCGCCGGCTCGTTGCCCCGCTTGCACTTCGGCATCTGGGCTGACCGATACGGGGGCCGCAAGGTCATGACCGCCTTGCTCCTCCTGGTCGTACTTCCCACGCTGTGGGTCAGTTATGCTTCCAGCTACTGGGAACTGCTTCTCTGTGCCGCCATTTTCGGTCTTGCGGGCAACGCCTTCACAGTAGGCATTTCCTGGAACTCTGCGTGGTTCCCGGACCGGATCAAGGGCACAGCCTTGGGAATCTTCGGTGCTGGCAATGTCGGGGCGTCGCTGACTAAGTTTCTCGCTCCGCCGCTGCTGGCCCTGATTCCCGCCGCAGGCTTTGCCCAAGGAGCCATCCCCGGCGGCTGGCGTTTCATACCGCTGGTGTACACGCTGCTGCTGCTTCTCACCGCGGCGGCCGTCTGGTTCGTCGCTCCCCGTCCGGATCGCTGCCCCGGCCAAGGGCGATCCCGCAGGGACCTTTACGCCCCACTCCAACACATGCGAGTCTGGCGGTTTAGCCTCTATTATGTGGTGGTATTCGGGGCTTATGTGGCCCTCGCCGCCTACCTGCCGAAGTATTATGTCGATGTCTATGGCCTGCCACTGGCCACGGCGGGGTACCTGACCGCGCTGTACATCTTCCCTGCCAGTCTCCTGCGGCCCCTAGGCGGTTGGCTTTCCGATCGTTACGGACCGCGGTGCGTCACCTATGGCGTCTTTATCACCATGACGGTCGCATTGGCCTTCATCTGCCTGCCCAATCACTGGTGCGACCCCGGTGTGATCGGCTTTACCGCCCTGATGTTCATCGTGGGATGTGCGATGGGCATCGGGAAAGGTTCGGTTTACAAATACATACCAAACTACTTCCCGAACGATGTCGGTGCGGTCGGCGGGATGGTCGGGATGCTCGGCGCTCTAGGCGGCTTTATCCTCCCCCCGCTCTTCGGCATCCTCGGTCGCTGGTTGCAGTCCCCGCAGGCGGCGTTTCTGGCCTTGCTGCTGCTGACCCTCTTGAGCTTGGGATGGCTCCATTGGACTGTTCTGCGACTCAAACTCCAACAACAACTCCAGAGCATCCAACAGGCGATCCCCTTGCCTGTTTCGGTGACTGAGGTGAATAAGGCCTCCTCGTAA
- a CDS encoding alginate export family protein encodes MRWWKHWRWSIAFLGGLGGWGNVAQAQDVPMVMPGPQPSAVSAPGVQEAVQSSPGVASVSADSGGAGSTATPPSGSTATPCAPQRDPCAFDFSRVPPVRPTPRPGMFPIPPTGCGYYSLLDALRGEMRDKPPQYGYPPFALMFPGLFDADWRYLDNPEAYAQADALDRLKRVRLGDNWLLNIGGANWVRYFYEQNSRLSGRYNDYAQIRTRLYTDLWYQDIFRIYVEGIYAETNGANLPLLPIDATRFDFLNLFVDLKLGQIANDGVYLRVGRQELLLGSQRLVSTLEWANTRRTFQGVRLFRTGEKWDTDLFWLQPVIPNRTALDSIDNNQNFIGAWATYKPKRGTYLDFYYMLYDNTNRVNQLGIDRFPVTLHTFGSRFAGDIDNQILFDFEGAMQLGRRGSADVVAGMATAGLGYHFVDMPWNPTFWVYYEYASGDRNPNSGNFTTFNQLFPFGHFYFGWADMIGRQNIHDVFLAMYLYPTNWITLWFQYHNFWLASSRDALYNVAGNAIRRDPTGAAGSYIGNELDIIVNFHLTKRTDLLVAYAYLFSGDFLRNTQPPGSGGADSASFYLIFNTRW; translated from the coding sequence ATGCGTTGGTGGAAACATTGGCGATGGAGCATCGCCTTTCTGGGCGGCCTTGGCGGATGGGGAAATGTAGCTCAGGCGCAAGATGTGCCCATGGTCATGCCTGGGCCGCAGCCATCTGCCGTTTCTGCACCAGGCGTGCAGGAAGCAGTGCAGAGTTCACCTGGAGTTGCTTCAGTATCGGCGGACTCTGGAGGTGCTGGTTCGACCGCAACTCCTCCTTCCGGGAGCACCGCCACACCCTGCGCGCCTCAACGGGACCCTTGCGCGTTTGACTTTTCGCGTGTGCCTCCGGTACGGCCCACCCCCCGGCCGGGGATGTTCCCGATTCCGCCCACCGGTTGCGGCTACTACAGCTTGCTGGATGCCCTGCGCGGGGAGATGCGAGACAAGCCGCCGCAGTACGGCTACCCGCCGTTTGCTCTGATGTTCCCCGGACTCTTTGATGCCGATTGGCGCTATCTGGACAACCCCGAGGCGTATGCCCAAGCCGATGCTCTGGATCGCCTCAAACGCGTACGTTTAGGGGATAATTGGCTCCTCAACATTGGCGGAGCCAATTGGGTACGCTACTTTTATGAGCAAAACAGCCGCCTGAGTGGTCGATACAACGACTATGCACAGATCCGTACACGACTCTATACGGACTTGTGGTATCAAGATATTTTCCGCATCTATGTTGAAGGAATCTATGCGGAAACCAATGGTGCGAATCTGCCGTTATTGCCCATTGATGCTACACGCTTTGATTTCCTGAACCTCTTTGTAGACTTGAAGCTCGGCCAGATCGCGAATGATGGTGTCTATCTCCGTGTTGGCCGTCAGGAGCTACTCCTCGGTTCCCAACGATTGGTATCTACTTTGGAGTGGGCGAATACACGACGGACATTCCAAGGGGTCCGCCTGTTCCGCACAGGTGAAAAATGGGATACGGACCTGTTCTGGTTGCAGCCAGTGATTCCCAATCGTACAGCACTCGATTCCATTGATAACAACCAAAACTTTATCGGTGCCTGGGCGACCTATAAGCCGAAGAGAGGAACGTATTTAGATTTCTACTACATGTTGTACGATAACACCAATCGTGTCAATCAGTTGGGTATCGATCGCTTCCCTGTGACGTTGCATACGTTCGGCTCACGGTTTGCGGGAGATATTGACAACCAGATTCTCTTCGATTTTGAGGGTGCCATGCAGTTGGGCCGCCGGGGAAGTGCGGACGTGGTAGCGGGCATGGCCACAGCAGGTTTGGGCTATCACTTTGTAGATATGCCGTGGAATCCCACCTTCTGGGTGTACTATGAATACGCGAGTGGCGACCGGAATCCGAATAGTGGCAACTTCACAACGTTCAACCAACTATTCCCCTTCGGACATTTCTACTTCGGCTGGGCTGATATGATAGGACGGCAGAATATCCATGATGTTTTCCTCGCCATGTATCTGTATCCAACGAATTGGATTACCTTATGGTTCCAATATCATAACTTCTGGCTGGCTAGCAGTCGGGATGCACTTTACAATGTGGCGGGGAATGCTATCCGCCGTGATCCGACTGGTGCCGCTGGCAGTTATATTGGTAACGAGTTGGATATTATCGTCAATTTCCATCTCACTAAGAGAACGGACTTGCTCGTTGCTTATGCTTACTTGTTCTCTGGTGACTTTCTACGCAATACACAGCCACCGGGTAGTGGTGGTGCTGACTCCGCCAGTTTCTACTTGATCTTCAACACACGCTGGTAG
- a CDS encoding 2-oxo acid dehydrogenase subunit E2 — MEFRLPPLGEGIDTVTVTAVTVRPGDVIQAGQNVLTVETDKAAVEVPVDVSGVVEAVLVQPGDKIPIDTPVLRLRANAEGNKTPTSAGLSPPSAVPQAAARAPAPTATVSTSSVASLRGVAAESAETPATSDFLLPELGEGIEAATITAVLVQPGDTVQPGQNVVTVETDKAAVEVPIDRAGIVTAVHVQPGDKVPVGGRVLSLQSAGRSARSTTSPAGGSAASSAGATPPPSEPSASFTPEREGQQAAATNGVAATSSIPPSAKDARAGLVPASPAARRLARELGVSLNEVPPSGRGGRVTLDDIKNFIRTERQRLRPAPPSQASGEAAGLALPPLPDFSQYGPVEIREVSTLRQTIARNLTLAWRAVPMVTQHDLADITDLEAGRKRIVDAMPPGSPKITMTVLAIKACVAALKEFPHFNSSFDMNTGRLIYKRYYHIGIAVDTKEGLVVPVVRDADKKSIRDLAAEVQVLAEKARARKLRLEEMRGGTFTISNLGGIGGTAFTPIVNYPEVAILGLSRSTWQAVVRDGQIVPRLMLPLSLTYDHRVIDGADGCRFVARLVQLFSDPIRLLMET; from the coding sequence ATGGAATTCCGTTTGCCGCCCTTAGGGGAGGGGATCGACACGGTCACCGTCACCGCGGTCACGGTTCGGCCCGGAGATGTGATACAGGCCGGCCAGAATGTCCTGACCGTTGAGACAGACAAGGCGGCGGTCGAGGTTCCGGTCGATGTCAGCGGTGTTGTCGAAGCGGTTTTGGTTCAACCTGGCGACAAAATACCGATTGATACCCCCGTTCTGCGCTTGCGTGCGAATGCCGAGGGGAACAAGACGCCAACTTCCGCGGGATTGTCACCTCCCTCTGCGGTTCCCCAAGCGGCTGCCCGTGCACCGGCTCCTACTGCGACAGTTTCCACAAGTTCCGTGGCTTCGCTACGAGGTGTCGCGGCGGAATCAGCGGAAACTCCCGCCACGAGTGATTTTCTGCTCCCCGAGTTGGGAGAGGGAATCGAAGCGGCAACGATCACCGCCGTCTTGGTGCAACCGGGGGACACGGTGCAGCCGGGCCAGAACGTGGTGACGGTGGAAACCGACAAGGCCGCCGTGGAGGTGCCGATCGATCGCGCTGGCATTGTGACGGCGGTCCACGTCCAGCCGGGGGATAAGGTGCCGGTCGGGGGACGAGTGTTGAGCCTACAATCGGCGGGACGATCAGCCCGTTCTACGACTTCGCCCGCCGGTGGATCAGCGGCCAGCAGTGCGGGAGCGACGCCGCCGCCATCCGAGCCTTCCGCTTCTTTCACCCCAGAACGAGAAGGTCAGCAAGCTGCCGCGACCAATGGCGTTGCCGCAACTTCATCCATTCCTCCCTCGGCGAAAGATGCCCGCGCGGGTTTGGTTCCCGCGAGTCCGGCGGCGCGGCGCTTGGCACGCGAACTCGGAGTCTCGCTTAATGAGGTGCCTCCCAGCGGACGGGGAGGACGAGTCACTCTGGACGACATCAAAAACTTCATCCGCACCGAACGGCAACGACTCCGCCCAGCCCCCCCATCGCAGGCTTCAGGCGAAGCTGCCGGCCTTGCTCTTCCGCCACTGCCGGATTTCAGCCAATATGGACCGGTAGAAATCCGCGAAGTGTCCACTCTGCGCCAAACCATTGCCCGCAATCTGACCCTGGCCTGGCGGGCAGTGCCGATGGTGACCCAACATGACCTGGCGGACATCACCGATCTAGAAGCTGGGCGCAAGCGCATCGTGGACGCTATGCCGCCGGGCAGTCCCAAAATCACTATGACTGTGCTGGCCATCAAAGCCTGCGTGGCGGCCCTCAAGGAGTTCCCCCACTTCAACAGCAGTTTCGACATGAACACAGGCCGCCTGATCTACAAGCGTTACTACCACATCGGCATTGCTGTGGATACGAAAGAAGGCCTGGTGGTGCCCGTGGTGCGCGACGCCGATAAGAAGAGTATTCGGGACTTGGCCGCGGAAGTCCAGGTCCTCGCCGAAAAGGCCCGTGCCCGTAAGCTTCGCCTCGAAGAAATGCGCGGCGGCACCTTCACCATCTCCAATCTCGGCGGCATCGGGGGTACGGCCTTTACTCCCATTGTGAATTATCCTGAAGTTGCAATCCTCGGCCTGTCTCGATCCACTTGGCAGGCTGTCGTGCGGGATGGGCAAATCGTGCCTCGCCTTATGCTCCCTTTGAGCTTGACTTACGATCACCGTGTGATCGATGGGGCGGATGGATGCCGTTTCGTCGCTCGGCTCGTGCAGCTTTTCAGCGATCCCATCCGGTTGCTCATGGAAACCTGA